A genomic stretch from Bradyrhizobium quebecense includes:
- a CDS encoding ChrR family anti-sigma-E factor, which translates to MTVHHHPPDQLLAMFAAGTADLGQQIGIATHLVGCAKCRAVVRTMEHVGGAMLAGLSPTAMSDGALEAMERRLDETSLTSIPERRRGQAFRDVPGLPDFLDSYPDSPWRWIAPKVHLRPIRLPEPSATRVFLLKSSPGTRMIEHTHTGFEMTCVLSGSFVHAGGHFGPGDFDFGDGSVDHDVRINSTEDCICLVAMQGDLKLNGMIGRLLQPLIRM; encoded by the coding sequence ATGACCGTCCATCATCATCCCCCGGACCAGCTGTTGGCGATGTTCGCAGCCGGCACGGCCGACCTTGGCCAGCAAATTGGCATTGCGACCCATCTGGTCGGCTGTGCGAAGTGCCGTGCAGTGGTGCGCACGATGGAGCATGTTGGCGGCGCGATGCTGGCTGGATTGTCGCCGACCGCGATGTCGGACGGAGCGCTCGAGGCGATGGAGCGCAGGCTGGACGAGACCTCGCTGACCTCCATCCCGGAGCGGCGCCGGGGGCAGGCATTCCGCGACGTACCGGGTTTGCCGGACTTTCTGGACAGCTATCCCGATAGTCCGTGGAGATGGATCGCACCGAAGGTGCATTTGCGGCCGATCCGGTTGCCCGAGCCGAGCGCGACACGCGTCTTTCTCCTGAAATCCAGCCCGGGAACGAGGATGATCGAACATACGCACACCGGGTTTGAAATGACCTGCGTGCTGTCAGGAAGCTTCGTCCACGCCGGCGGCCATTTCGGGCCCGGAGACTTCGACTTTGGCGACGGGTCGGTGGATCATGACGTCAGGATCAACTCGACCGAAGACTGCATCTGCCTCGTCGCAATGCAGGGAGATTTGAAGCTCAACGGAATGATCGGCCGTTTGTTGCAGCCGTTGATCCGCATGTGA
- a CDS encoding sigma-70 family RNA polymerase sigma factor — MQAAARHVSGVIGLVRPGAIRYCGRRAVSDGECPRGMLSETPDNETSDAARWARLIEAVAVRRDREAFAALFRHFAPRIKTFMKRSGASEQLADELAQEALFAVWSKASLFDPGSAGAAAWIFTIARNLRIDALRRQKRTPTIDTSQTELEFQQDEGPLPDAGVAASEIEARVRDALSVLPEEQMRVIELSFFHETAHAEIARALDIPLGTVKSRLRLAMARLRSLLDDFS, encoded by the coding sequence ATGCAAGCCGCCGCTCGACATGTTTCCGGGGTCATCGGTCTGGTCAGGCCCGGCGCGATCCGGTACTGCGGTCGCAGAGCCGTCAGTGATGGGGAGTGCCCGCGCGGCATGCTGAGTGAAACTCCCGACAATGAGACGTCGGATGCCGCCAGATGGGCCCGGCTGATCGAAGCCGTTGCTGTCCGCAGGGATCGCGAGGCCTTCGCGGCGTTGTTTCGGCATTTTGCGCCGCGCATCAAGACGTTCATGAAGCGCTCCGGTGCGAGCGAGCAGCTTGCCGACGAACTGGCGCAGGAGGCCTTGTTCGCAGTGTGGTCGAAGGCCAGCCTGTTCGATCCCGGCAGCGCTGGTGCCGCAGCCTGGATATTTACGATCGCGCGAAATCTCCGCATCGACGCGCTCCGTCGTCAGAAACGAACCCCGACGATCGATACGTCCCAGACGGAACTCGAGTTTCAGCAAGATGAGGGACCACTGCCCGACGCCGGGGTGGCGGCATCTGAAATCGAGGCGCGGGTGCGCGATGCGCTGTCTGTGCTGCCGGAAGAGCAGATGCGGGTGATCGAGTTATCTTTCTTTCACGAAACAGCCCATGCGGAGATCGCAAGGGCGCTCGATATCCCGCTCGGCACCGTCAAATCGCGCTTGCGGCTGGCGATGGCCCGGCTGCGCAGCTTGCTGGATGACTTCTCATGA
- a CDS encoding DUF2177 family protein, translating into MTYLYAYLSTLIVFLLCDMAWLGTMASRLYRPTLGDILSTEVNLPPAIAFYLIYPIGLVVFAVLPAIRSESLAQAALSGALFGFFSYMTYDLTNQATVRNWTFQLTLLDLTWGTLLGTMSATAACLITARLAA; encoded by the coding sequence ATGACCTACCTCTATGCCTACCTGTCGACACTCATCGTCTTTTTGCTCTGCGACATGGCCTGGCTTGGAACGATGGCGAGCCGATTGTACCGCCCGACGCTCGGCGACATCTTGTCGACGGAGGTCAACCTGCCTCCGGCAATCGCCTTCTATCTGATCTACCCGATCGGGCTCGTGGTGTTCGCGGTGCTCCCGGCGATAAGGTCCGAAAGTCTGGCTCAGGCGGCGCTCAGCGGCGCGCTGTTCGGCTTTTTCAGTTACATGACGTACGATTTGACCAACCAGGCGACTGTGCGGAACTGGACCTTCCAGCTCACTCTGCTCGATCTGACCTGGGGAACACTACTCGGCACCATGTCCGCCACGGCTGCTTGCCTCATTACGGCAAGGCTAGCTGCCTGA
- a CDS encoding NAD(P)/FAD-dependent oxidoreductase encodes MNIAVVGTGISGLSAAWLLSQRHDVTVYEKSDRIGGHSNTVIASIGRERVAVDTGFIVFNRNTYPNLAALFRHLDVPTQASEMSLSVSLDRGNLEYSGTGLSGLLAQPGNLLRPRFWSMLRDLVRFYNRATCDAARLSDETISLGDYLVQGGYGSAFRDDHLLPMASAIWSAPPDEILAFPAATFIRFHHNHGLLQLTRRPPWETVIGGSQVYAQRLVQPFADRIRLDCGVVGIRRSPGRVLVMDVHGETQPYDHVVLATHANQALSTIDDPTPDEAELLGAFRYTRNLTVLHSDPRFMPRRRPAWSSWNYVGSRDNVAAPVGVTYWMNRLQTIPQHLPLFVTLNPAHPPHSDTLHHTEVYEHPIFDAAAIAAQRRLWSLQGQKNTWFCGAHFGAGFHEDGLQSGLAVAEQLGGVRRPWTVSDESGRIALTAGARSLPEPELQP; translated from the coding sequence TTGAACATAGCCGTAGTCGGAACCGGCATTTCCGGCCTCTCGGCCGCCTGGCTGCTCAGCCAGCGACACGACGTGACGGTCTACGAGAAGTCCGATCGGATCGGCGGGCATTCCAACACCGTGATAGCGTCCATCGGGCGCGAACGCGTTGCCGTGGATACCGGCTTCATCGTGTTCAACCGGAACACCTACCCTAATCTCGCTGCGCTGTTCCGGCATCTCGACGTCCCTACACAAGCATCGGAGATGTCGCTGTCGGTCTCGCTCGACCGCGGCAATCTCGAATATTCCGGGACCGGCCTCTCGGGTCTGCTGGCGCAGCCCGGCAACCTCCTGCGCCCGCGCTTCTGGTCGATGCTGCGCGACCTCGTCCGGTTCTATAATCGCGCGACATGCGACGCGGCACGGCTGAGCGACGAGACGATCAGCCTCGGCGACTATCTCGTGCAAGGTGGTTATGGCTCAGCGTTCCGCGACGACCACCTGCTACCGATGGCAAGCGCCATCTGGTCGGCGCCTCCGGATGAAATTCTCGCCTTTCCCGCGGCGACATTCATTCGCTTCCATCACAATCACGGGCTGCTCCAATTGACGAGGCGGCCTCCATGGGAAACCGTGATCGGCGGCAGCCAGGTCTATGCGCAGCGGCTGGTCCAGCCTTTCGCGGACCGGATCAGGCTCGACTGCGGCGTGGTCGGGATACGCCGATCGCCCGGCCGCGTCCTGGTCATGGATGTTCATGGCGAAACGCAGCCGTACGATCACGTCGTGCTGGCAACACACGCAAATCAGGCATTGTCGACGATCGATGACCCGACGCCCGATGAGGCCGAACTGCTCGGCGCGTTCCGCTATACCCGCAACCTAACCGTACTCCACTCCGATCCCAGATTCATGCCCCGACGCAGACCGGCCTGGTCGAGCTGGAATTATGTCGGATCGCGCGACAACGTCGCCGCGCCGGTCGGCGTCACCTATTGGATGAACCGGCTCCAGACTATTCCCCAGCATTTGCCGCTCTTCGTCACGCTCAATCCGGCGCATCCGCCACACAGCGACACGCTGCATCACACGGAGGTCTACGAGCACCCGATCTTCGATGCCGCCGCAATCGCCGCACAGCGCCGGCTCTGGTCGCTGCAAGGTCAGAAAAACACCTGGTTCTGCGGCGCGCATTTTGGTGCCGGCTTCCACGAAGACGGGCTGCAATCAGGGCTTGCGGTCGCCGAACAGCTAGGAGGCGTGCGGCGGCCGTGGACCGTATCCGACGAATCCGGACGCATAGCGCTCACCGCGGGCGCCAGGTCGTTGCCCGAACCGGAGCTGCAACCATGA
- a CDS encoding efflux RND transporter periplasmic adaptor subunit: protein MLFKPDSRDDEKSSAPRKRSLVSRLLGRMVSLLITLVILGGLGYLGWLAFQPKQNGGSGRGAGARPDLPVPVLAATPQVRDVPVYLDGVGSVKALNTVTVRSQVDGKLLKVNFVEGQDVKKDDVLGEIDPAIYQAQYDQAVAKKAQDVALLTNQKLDLTRYEQLAASNAGSKQQADTQRALVAQQEALIKADQAAIDNTGATLSYTKIVAPISGRAGLRQVDQGNIIHASDTTGLVILTQLQPIAVWFSLPQQQIMRVNAAAAKGQLAVDVFGNDGVTVIDTGKLTGIDNQVDPTTGTLKLKAELPNASYQLWPGQFVNVRLKVETLPQAIVVPTSAVQRGPAGTFSYVIGEDSTVTAKPVTVTQQNEHEAVIASGLTTSDRVVTTGFANLADGSKVVVGKDDGPPAADLAPRKRSRTPDGKRGAQGEGPSKDQSKDAKQDGQGKNGEHRGRRDHSEGDPKEQTGPAPAPATGGEQSGGAPKAQP from the coding sequence ATGCTCTTTAAGCCCGACTCGAGGGACGACGAGAAAAGCTCAGCCCCACGCAAGCGCAGCCTGGTTTCGCGCCTGCTTGGGCGCATGGTATCGCTGCTCATCACGCTCGTGATCCTCGGCGGGCTCGGCTATCTCGGCTGGCTTGCTTTCCAGCCCAAGCAAAATGGAGGCAGCGGGCGCGGCGCGGGCGCGCGGCCCGATCTGCCGGTGCCGGTGCTCGCGGCCACGCCGCAGGTGCGGGACGTGCCGGTCTATCTCGACGGCGTCGGCTCGGTAAAGGCGCTCAACACCGTCACGGTGCGCTCGCAGGTCGACGGCAAGTTGCTCAAGGTGAACTTTGTCGAGGGCCAGGACGTCAAGAAGGACGACGTGCTGGGCGAGATCGATCCTGCGATCTATCAGGCGCAGTACGACCAGGCCGTCGCCAAGAAGGCGCAGGACGTCGCGCTGCTCACCAACCAGAAGCTCGACCTTACCCGCTATGAGCAGCTGGCCGCCAGCAATGCCGGCTCTAAGCAGCAGGCCGACACGCAGCGTGCGCTGGTGGCGCAGCAGGAGGCGCTGATCAAGGCCGATCAGGCCGCGATCGACAATACGGGCGCGACCCTGAGCTACACCAAGATCGTCGCGCCGATCTCCGGCCGCGCCGGCCTGCGCCAGGTCGACCAGGGCAACATCATCCACGCCTCCGACACCACCGGGCTTGTGATCCTGACCCAGCTGCAACCGATCGCGGTGTGGTTTAGCCTGCCGCAGCAGCAGATCATGCGAGTCAACGCCGCGGCGGCGAAGGGCCAGCTTGCGGTCGATGTGTTCGGTAATGACGGCGTCACCGTTATCGATACCGGCAAGCTGACCGGTATCGATAACCAGGTCGATCCGACCACCGGCACGCTGAAGCTGAAGGCCGAACTGCCGAATGCCAGCTACCAGCTCTGGCCCGGCCAGTTCGTCAATGTGCGGCTCAAGGTCGAGACCTTGCCGCAGGCGATCGTGGTGCCGACCTCGGCGGTGCAGCGCGGTCCCGCCGGCACGTTCAGTTACGTCATCGGCGAGGACAGCACTGTCACCGCCAAGCCGGTCACGGTCACGCAGCAGAACGAGCATGAAGCCGTCATCGCCAGCGGCCTGACCACGTCGGACCGCGTCGTGACGACGGGCTTTGCCAATCTCGCCGATGGCTCCAAGGTCGTGGTCGGCAAGGACGACGGGCCGCCGGCAGCCGATCTCGCGCCGCGCAAGCGCAGCCGCACGCCCGACGGCAAGCGCGGGGCGCAAGGCGAGGGCCCAAGCAAGGACCAGAGCAAAGACGCCAAGCAGGACGGGCAGGGCAAGAACGGCGAGCATCGCGGCCGACGCGACCACAGCGAGGGCGATCCGAAGGAGCAGACCGGACCGGCACCCGCGCCGGCGACAGGGGGCGAACAGTCGGGCGGCGCGCCGAAGGCGCAGCCATGA
- a CDS encoding efflux transporter outer membrane subunit — MGVTQPASVMAPGGRFGLAVRMRRLAGRSLVALGLVAGSAGCILTQDIPDPALDVPQGYKAARLGRSGDALPTLDWWRGFRSKELTQLMEEAQTVNLDIAAAVARFRQADALARQAGAALLPTLNLNGSETYSRTSGSSASGLTNGGREVVNYSASLSASYQLDFWGQNRDAAQAAEETSVANRFDREVVALTTLASVANGYFTVLATQDRLRTAQRNIASAERILNAIRDRFKAGTGSDLDVAQQESVLANQRALVPPLRQTLDQNINALAVLVSRPPESVRVAGGSLNSVAIPRVTPGLPSELLTQRPDIRRQEAQLASATANVGSARAQFFPSIQLTGTGGYQSQALVSLFQPHAAFFNLVGGMTQPIFDGGRILGNFENAKARQDELLQTYRKTVVQSFTDVDNALVAIRETTRRLQLQRDVLSSSRRAFDLAEQQLKAGTADIVTVLNTQLTLFQAEDAYSQAQLARLLAIVSLYQALGGGWEPKMERPVDAL; from the coding sequence ATGGGTGTGACCCAGCCCGCGTCCGTGATGGCGCCTGGAGGCCGGTTCGGCCTCGCCGTCCGCATGCGACGGCTCGCGGGACGATCGCTTGTCGCGCTCGGCCTGGTCGCGGGTTCAGCCGGCTGCATTCTGACCCAGGACATCCCCGATCCCGCGCTCGACGTGCCGCAGGGCTACAAGGCCGCGCGGCTTGGCCGATCGGGCGACGCGCTTCCGACGCTCGACTGGTGGCGGGGCTTCCGCTCCAAGGAGCTGACGCAGTTGATGGAGGAGGCGCAGACCGTCAACCTCGACATCGCCGCGGCTGTGGCGCGCTTCCGCCAGGCCGACGCGCTGGCGCGGCAGGCCGGCGCGGCGCTGCTCCCGACCCTCAATCTCAACGGGTCTGAAACCTACTCACGCACCTCCGGCTCCAGCGCCAGCGGCCTGACCAATGGCGGGCGCGAAGTGGTGAACTACAGCGCCTCGCTGAGCGCGAGCTACCAGCTCGACTTCTGGGGCCAGAATCGCGATGCCGCGCAGGCGGCGGAGGAGACCTCCGTCGCCAATCGGTTCGACCGCGAGGTGGTGGCGTTGACCACGCTCGCCAGCGTCGCCAACGGCTATTTCACGGTGCTTGCCACCCAGGACCGGCTACGCACCGCGCAGCGCAACATCGCCAGCGCCGAGCGTATCCTTAACGCGATCAGGGACCGCTTCAAGGCCGGCACCGGCTCCGATCTCGATGTCGCGCAGCAGGAAAGCGTGCTCGCCAACCAGCGCGCGCTGGTGCCGCCGCTGCGGCAGACGCTCGACCAGAACATCAACGCGCTCGCGGTCCTGGTGTCGCGGCCGCCGGAGAGCGTACGCGTCGCTGGCGGCTCGCTCAATTCGGTCGCGATTCCGCGCGTCACGCCGGGCCTGCCGTCCGAATTGCTCACCCAGCGTCCCGATATCCGCAGGCAGGAGGCGCAGCTCGCATCCGCCACCGCCAATGTCGGCAGTGCGCGGGCGCAGTTCTTCCCGAGCATCCAGCTGACCGGGACAGGTGGCTACCAGAGCCAGGCGCTGGTCTCGCTGTTCCAGCCGCATGCGGCCTTCTTCAATCTGGTCGGCGGCATGACCCAGCCGATCTTCGACGGCGGCCGGATCCTCGGCAATTTCGAGAACGCAAAGGCGCGGCAGGATGAGCTACTGCAGACCTATCGCAAGACGGTCGTGCAATCGTTCACCGATGTCGACAACGCGCTGGTCGCGATCCGCGAGACGACGCGGCGGCTGCAGCTGCAGCGCGACGTGCTGTCGTCGTCGCGGCGCGCCTTCGATCTCGCCGAGCAGCAGCTCAAGGCCGGCACCGCCGACATCGTAACTGTGCTAAACACGCAGCTGACCCTGTTCCAGGCGGAAGACGCTTATTCCCAGGCCCAGCTGGCCCGGCTATTGGCGATCGTGAGCCTGTATCAGGCCTTGGGGGGCGGCTGGGAACCGAAGATGGAAAGACCGGTCGATGCTCTTTAA
- a CDS encoding DUF1295 domain-containing protein produces the protein MSLLQLIFRLAIMALALSAVMAAAWQIQRRTGATGWIDVCWTFGTGLVACIASLVPVPEGGVPTARQIMVVLLVAIWSLRLGSHLLSRTWKVGDDPRYRDLIDQWGDSADRRMFLQVQAQAAVGLILTISVAIAAHNPRAVLGFADLFGAVLLLTGLIGEALSDAQLSKFRSDPANRHRICEAGLWKWSRHPNYFFEWLCWLAYPLIAIDASYPVGWITLLAPACMYWVLVYVSGVPPLEQHMLRSRGQRFRDVQARTRPFFPFPKLTSGS, from the coding sequence GTGAGCCTGCTCCAGCTGATATTTCGACTCGCAATCATGGCGCTTGCGCTGTCTGCGGTCATGGCGGCCGCCTGGCAGATCCAGCGACGGACCGGAGCCACCGGATGGATCGATGTCTGCTGGACGTTCGGCACCGGCTTGGTTGCTTGCATAGCCAGCCTCGTTCCGGTCCCGGAAGGTGGCGTGCCGACCGCGCGGCAGATCATGGTCGTGCTGCTGGTCGCGATCTGGTCGCTGCGGCTCGGAAGTCATCTTCTGTCGCGGACCTGGAAAGTCGGCGATGATCCGCGCTATCGCGACCTGATCGATCAATGGGGCGACTCGGCCGACAGGCGGATGTTCCTGCAGGTCCAGGCCCAGGCGGCAGTTGGGCTCATCCTCACGATCTCCGTTGCAATCGCGGCGCATAACCCGCGAGCCGTTCTTGGGTTTGCGGATTTGTTCGGCGCGGTGCTGCTGCTGACTGGCTTGATCGGGGAGGCATTATCCGACGCGCAGCTCAGCAAATTCCGCTCCGATCCCGCCAATCGACATCGGATTTGCGAGGCCGGATTATGGAAGTGGTCGCGCCATCCGAACTATTTCTTCGAGTGGCTGTGTTGGCTGGCCTATCCGCTGATCGCGATCGATGCCTCGTATCCCGTCGGCTGGATCACGTTGCTTGCACCGGCCTGCATGTATTGGGTTCTGGTCTATGTGTCCGGCGTGCCACCGCTCGAACAGCACATGCTGCGCTCGCGCGGCCAGCGATTTCGCGACGTGCAGGCGCGGACCCGGCCGTTCTTTCCATTTCCGAAGCTGACTTCAGGCAGCTAG